A region of Pelorhabdus rhamnosifermentans DNA encodes the following proteins:
- a CDS encoding PD-(D/E)XK nuclease family protein, which translates to MYNLYCLALGESYRGEFIRQMLNSIHHDIGSTSLLMLPNSQLLDEVRQEVLEQDPESLTKLNLLSFDDLITLILDRSGKKPSFMSRMTQELLVKQIVHELIKQGELPYFCEMSHFPGFIRTITSFIGELKRTGTTAAEWQSASEAKGSEFGSISQKDAEMTLIYLEYQAALTRFNVADLEERYFLASEVLRENPALLPYESIYFSEFYILTPLQLSVIRLMKQGRDISVALVYEKNRPELYHAVEETYTALIGQDFVAKFVARHERSARCLDYLVENIFTEQAVEKQVAPCITYVEAPHVSKELAVFGAKLKSKLLGGKIRPSDVAIIVRNMENYRSLRSLFGELKIPLGLRWEEKLERQPLVQLLFDYMAARLAGGNKKTVQKLWSSSLVAAKYGVDKDRILADSKSFRMDGWSGWLDFCQSDGKLKEQIEQLRLQVESLPLQGTAQVINQALSDLIRALHPLEYFGLKHRQGKLPLVRLKAYYLTYQALERTGQELETELASLGQENQTMTLKEYGQLFLQLLSAKPLQLAEGDKQGVKVMSPAGARGVNYEFVAILGLTEGEFPKQIRENWLYSDAERKLFNDLGIPLPMAVKHRLEEKFYFAVSLSLARSNLYLSGLVTNEALLSPFLAEVERIVDILPENRAVFTVDEMFPACYESIYTQQEYTQKAIYDFYHSGGGEGEKRLAELIFQHFEISDFRRKVAAEISRKNDCNSPFSGYVPGWQKANGSPVSDENQVWSISRLEDYLKCPFAYFLKHVLCLDQDTEADEVTEPSLMGELYHDILASFLAGYCGLNFKQAEQASYQAVLLEKLDQVIHEWVRNGKIRPGKFWFYERERFVRVLTNWLHYEVERQQKSSVSLRPAHLEWGFGLPVTQGMDEGSVTTPLTLFFGQRKIFFRGKVDRVDKTEQSYAVYDYKKSGSPLVQDTVEYGTDLQIPLYIAAVQQLLARDSGKVIGGSYYSIEKHVVQGGIWHKDYQKSLGPTKITGKSFMSQEGWTQFYEEFGKRIIAAVDAIHCGEFPIRPSQGCLDYCLGKVLCRKEGR; encoded by the coding sequence ATGTATAATCTTTACTGTTTGGCCCTAGGAGAATCTTATCGCGGTGAGTTTATTCGCCAGATGCTCAATTCTATTCATCACGATATCGGTTCAACAAGTCTACTCATGCTTCCCAATTCGCAGCTTCTCGACGAGGTGCGACAAGAAGTGCTTGAACAAGATCCTGAAAGTCTGACGAAATTGAATCTCTTATCATTCGATGATTTGATCACACTTATTTTAGACCGAAGCGGTAAAAAGCCCAGCTTCATGAGTCGTATGACACAGGAACTCCTTGTAAAGCAGATTGTCCATGAATTGATTAAACAAGGTGAGCTGCCTTATTTTTGTGAAATGAGTCATTTCCCTGGCTTTATTCGGACGATTACCAGTTTTATAGGTGAACTGAAACGTACGGGAACAACAGCTGCCGAATGGCAAAGTGCTAGTGAGGCGAAAGGCAGCGAGTTCGGTTCAATCAGTCAAAAGGATGCCGAAATGACACTCATTTATCTGGAATATCAAGCAGCCTTGACTCGCTTTAATGTAGCTGATCTTGAGGAACGGTATTTTCTTGCAAGTGAGGTACTAAGGGAGAACCCGGCTTTATTACCTTATGAATCAATTTATTTTAGTGAATTTTATATTTTAACGCCCTTGCAGCTCTCAGTGATTCGTCTGATGAAACAAGGCCGGGATATTTCTGTTGCTCTTGTTTATGAGAAGAATCGTCCTGAATTGTATCATGCAGTGGAGGAGACTTATACAGCACTGATTGGTCAAGATTTTGTGGCAAAGTTTGTGGCGCGTCATGAGCGATCCGCGCGTTGCCTTGATTATTTAGTGGAAAATATTTTTACTGAGCAAGCGGTAGAAAAACAAGTCGCTCCCTGTATTACTTATGTTGAAGCTCCTCATGTCAGTAAAGAACTGGCTGTTTTTGGTGCAAAATTAAAAAGCAAATTGTTAGGTGGAAAAATACGTCCGTCCGATGTGGCAATTATTGTGCGGAACATGGAAAATTATAGGTCGCTGCGGTCTTTATTTGGCGAACTTAAAATACCCCTAGGTCTTAGGTGGGAGGAAAAGTTAGAAAGACAGCCGCTTGTGCAACTGTTGTTTGATTATATGGCGGCACGTTTGGCAGGGGGAAATAAAAAAACGGTACAAAAATTATGGAGCTCCTCGCTTGTTGCAGCAAAATATGGTGTTGACAAGGATCGGATTTTGGCGGATTCCAAGTCTTTTCGAATGGACGGCTGGTCAGGCTGGTTGGATTTTTGCCAGTCAGATGGAAAGCTAAAAGAACAAATTGAACAGCTTCGACTGCAAGTCGAGAGTCTTCCGTTGCAAGGAACTGCCCAAGTAATCAATCAGGCTCTATCTGACTTGATTCGGGCACTTCATCCGCTTGAGTATTTCGGGTTGAAGCATCGCCAGGGAAAGCTGCCTTTGGTGCGGCTTAAAGCCTATTACCTGACTTATCAGGCATTGGAGCGGACCGGTCAGGAGCTTGAAACGGAGCTTGCCTCATTGGGACAAGAAAATCAAACGATGACGCTCAAGGAGTATGGCCAGCTTTTCTTGCAGCTCTTGAGTGCCAAGCCGTTACAGCTCGCTGAAGGTGACAAGCAAGGTGTCAAAGTGATGAGTCCTGCAGGGGCAAGAGGCGTGAATTATGAATTTGTGGCAATTCTTGGATTGACAGAAGGGGAGTTTCCTAAGCAAATTCGGGAAAATTGGCTATATAGTGATGCTGAACGTAAGCTTTTCAATGATCTTGGCATTCCCTTGCCTATGGCAGTTAAACACCGCTTAGAAGAAAAATTTTATTTTGCTGTTTCTCTATCCTTGGCGCGAAGCAATCTTTATTTAAGCGGTCTAGTAACGAATGAAGCTTTGCTGTCACCATTTTTGGCTGAAGTAGAGCGTATTGTGGATATTTTGCCTGAAAACAGGGCTGTATTTACAGTAGATGAAATGTTTCCTGCTTGCTACGAATCCATTTACACGCAACAGGAATATACGCAAAAAGCCATTTATGATTTCTATCATTCAGGGGGAGGAGAAGGAGAGAAAAGGCTTGCTGAACTTATTTTTCAGCACTTTGAAATTTCTGATTTTCGGCGTAAAGTTGCAGCTGAAATAAGTCGTAAAAACGATTGTAACAGCCCTTTTTCCGGTTATGTTCCAGGCTGGCAGAAAGCGAATGGCAGTCCTGTGTCTGATGAAAATCAAGTGTGGAGTATTTCTCGTTTAGAAGATTATCTGAAATGTCCATTTGCTTATTTTTTAAAACATGTTCTGTGCTTAGATCAAGATACAGAGGCGGATGAAGTGACAGAACCCAGTCTCATGGGAGAGCTTTATCATGATATATTGGCAAGTTTTTTGGCTGGTTATTGTGGTCTAAATTTCAAGCAAGCAGAGCAGGCTTCCTATCAGGCTGTTTTATTAGAAAAATTGGACCAAGTGATTCATGAATGGGTGAGAAATGGAAAAATTCGTCCAGGTAAGTTCTGGTTTTATGAACGAGAGAGATTCGTGCGAGTTTTAACAAATTGGCTACATTATGAAGTGGAGCGGCAGCAAAAAAGTTCGGTATCCCTCCGTCCGGCTCATTTGGAGTGGGGATTTGGTTTGCCTGTGACGCAAGGTATGGATGAGGGTTCTGTTACTACGCCGCTCACACTCTTTTTTGGTCAGCGTAAGATCTTTTTTCGCGGAAAAGTCGATCGCGTCGATAAGACAGAGCAGAGTTATGCAGTGTATGATTATAAAAAATCAGGTAGTCCTTTGGTGCAGGATACGGTGGAATATGGAACGGATTTACAAATTCCTTTATATATTGCAGCCGTTCAGCAATTGCTTGCACGTGACTCTGGTAAGGTTATTGGTGGATCCTATTATTCCATTGAAAAGCATGTTGTTCAGGGCGGAATTTGGCACAAGGACTATCAAAAATCTTTAGGTCCAACGAAGATTACAGGAAAATCATTTATGAGTCAGGAAGGTTGGACGCAATTTTATGAAGAATTTGGTAAGCGTATTATAGCGGCCGTCGATGCTATTCACTGTGGGGAGTTTCCTATTCGACCGTCACAAGGCTGCTTGGATTATTGCCTGGGAAAAGTACTTTGCCGGAAGGAGGGACGATGA
- the nth gene encoding endonuclease III, whose translation MNKQVRNEILACLEQTYGDTKTALNYTTAFELLIAVILSAQCTDVRVNMITSRMFPRLNSAEKMLELGQTGLEQEIRDCGLFHSKAKNILATCQILCQKYHGEVPESFEKLLTLPGVGRKTANVMLSVAFGQPALAVDTHVFRVANRLKLATGDTPLAIEEGLKKIIPREKWGQAHHWLIWHGRKICKARKPLCTECPVSSLCPSSTVL comes from the coding sequence GACTTATGGTGACACGAAAACGGCGCTCAACTATACGACGGCCTTTGAATTATTGATTGCCGTGATCTTATCAGCTCAGTGCACAGATGTTCGCGTCAATATGATTACAAGCCGAATGTTTCCTAGGCTGAATTCAGCAGAAAAAATGTTGGAGTTGGGCCAAACCGGACTGGAACAAGAAATCAGGGATTGTGGACTTTTTCATAGTAAGGCGAAGAATATTTTGGCAACCTGTCAGATCTTGTGTCAGAAATATCATGGTGAAGTTCCGGAAAGTTTTGAGAAACTTCTTACATTGCCTGGTGTGGGGCGTAAAACAGCCAATGTGATGCTAAGTGTGGCGTTTGGTCAGCCGGCACTTGCCGTGGATACGCACGTCTTCCGTGTAGCCAATCGCTTAAAATTGGCTACCGGTGATACCCCCCTGGCGATTGAAGAGGGCCTAAAAAAGATTATTCCACGAGAAAAATGGGGGCAGGCTCATCATTGGCTGATCTGGCATGGCCGGAAAATTTGTAAAGCCCGCAAACCACTTTGTACAGAGTGTCCGGTCAGTTCGCTTTGTCCAAGTTCTACAGTACTGTAG